From Rutidosis leptorrhynchoides isolate AG116_Rl617_1_P2 chromosome 3, CSIRO_AGI_Rlap_v1, whole genome shotgun sequence, a single genomic window includes:
- the LOC139902462 gene encoding xyloglucan endotransglucosylase/hydrolase protein 2-like codes for MGGRLRMLLMFLTFSEMFYSLSASLKNVTTTKNTHFNQNYYVTWGKDRFLPFKHGQEAQLSLDQSSGSGFASKEFFGSGFFQMKIKLPDKDSAGVVTAFYLNLNAGVHDELDFEFLGNRPGKNIVLQTNVFANGRGGREQRTLLWFDPTADFHYYKLLWNQHQIVFYIDDIPVRVHKHDKITGVTEYPQRAMQVVVSLWDGSNWATDGGKTKTNWSNAPFQAHFQDFNIDGCRSNPNNPNKDCYSSKYWWNKKNYWQLNSHQKKQYMDVKKKYMNYDYCTDRARYPIPPPECLDI; via the exons ATGGGTGGTCGTCTAAGGATGTTATTGATGTTCCTCACCTTCTCTGAAATGTTTTATTCACTTAGTGCGAGTTTGAAAAATGTCACTACTACGAAAAATACGCATTTTAATCAAAATTATTATGTAACATGGGGAAAAGATCGTTTTTTACCTTTTAAACATGGACAAGAAGCTCAATTGTCTTTAGATCAATCTTCAG GGTCTGGATTTGCTTCAAAAGAATTTTTTGGATCCGGGTTCTTTCAAATGAAGATTAAGTTACCTGATAAGGATTCTGCTGGCGTTGTTACTGCCTTTTAT TTGAATTTAAATGCTGGTGTTCATGACGAGTTAGACTTCGAGTTCCTAGGCAACAGACCGGGGAAAAACATTGTGTTACAAACAAATGTATTTGCAAATGGCCGAGGTGGTAGAGAGCAAAGAACCCTTCTTTGGTTTGATCCCACAGCAGATTTTCATTACTATAAACTCCTATGGAATCAACATCAAATTGT GTTTTATATAGATGACATTCCAGTAAGGGTACATAAACATGACAAGATCACAGGTGTAACTGAGTACCCTCAAAGAGCAATGCAAGTGGTTGTAAGTTTATGGGATGGGTCAAACTGGGCTACTGATGGAGGAAAAACTAAAACCAATTGGTCCAATGCACCATTTCAGGCCCATTTTCAAGATTTTAACATTGATGGATGTCGTTCAAATCCCAATAATCCAAACAAAGACTGTTACTCCTCAAAATATTGGTGGAACAAAAAGAATTATTGGCAATTAAACTCTCATCAAAAGAAACAGTATATGGATGTGAAGAAAAAGTATATGAATTATGATTATTGTACTGATAGGGCTAGGTACCCTATCCCACCCCCAGAATGCCTTGACATTTGA
- the LOC139902463 gene encoding protein XRI1-like, with product MDLVCTEMWDWQCEEYSVQTDTCNSLWNNVNENQDDLSYVFNETTPAKSLEDMAYQTTENENINKGTETCRETYSQAKRRRMLDFDNEVMDIDMLPLCEEDFSSMYLKSKEREASLNEALSDMTEWVAGFADDTSESGYEGVDQSSVGWLADCLLDDTEMQLSTTDMNQVKSTAVPIDLTDSINSLPENGSGTFQELPTPTRRNITFKGKKSSILTPTKLASSVALPFAFVKPCGMQGAVTLNDINQKILTPPPSKSKKNHEDIAKSYPTSAFSGKSVVGKTKIHTEGGKGSITIMRTKG from the exons ATGGATCTTGTTTG CACTGAAATGTGGGATTGGCAATGTGAAGAGTACAGTGTGCAAACAG ATACGTGTAATTCTCTATGGAACAACGTTAATGAGAATCAAGACGATCTATCTTACGTATTTAACGAAACAACCCCTGCAAAGTCCTTGGAGGATATGGCTTATCAAACTACTGAAAACG AAAACATAAACAAAGGAACAGAGACATGTAGAGAAACGTATTCACAAGCAAAAAGACgtcgaatgctggattttgacaatGAAGTTATGGATATTGATATGTTGCCACTTTGTGAAGAGGACTTCTCTTCTATGTATCTAAAATCAAAG GAAAGGGAGGCATCCTTGAATGAAGCTTTATCTGATATGACTGAATGGGTCGCAGGATTCGCGG atgataCGTCTGAATCTGGCTATGAGGGTGTAGATCAGTCTTCAGTGGGCTGGCTAGCAGACTGTCTGTTAGATGATACAGAGATGCAATTAAGCACTACTGATAT GAATCAAGTTAAATCGACTGCTGTTCCGATTGATCTTACAG ATTCGATCAATTCCCTGCCCGAAAATGGATCTGGTACTTTTCAAGAGCTCCCTACTCCTACTCGTCGAAATATCACCTTTAAAG GGAAAAAGTCTTCAATACTGACACCAACAAAACTGGCTTCATCAGTAGCCCTACCATTCGCGTTTGTTAAACCATGTGGTATGCAAGGAGCTGTTACTTTAAACGACATAAACCAGAAGATTCTCACTCCACCACCATCAAAATCAAAGAAAAATCATGAAGATATTGCAAAATCGTATCCCACTTCAGCTTTTTCTGGTAAATCTGTTGTTGGTAAAACCAAGATTCATACCGAAGGAGGAAAAGGTAGCATTACAATCATGAGAACCAAAGGGTGA
- the LOC139902464 gene encoding probable disease resistance protein At1g61300, with protein MEIAAKVVEKVMDLTFVVPMREIGYMWNCKQHVDKFKSEVQNLKDMKGRIQQKIELAKNKGDNLVHGVEDWINAATAEILKAEEFITEEEGNAKKTCFGIGLCGNWSTLHHYGKKATEETVPLTELQKRGTTYDNCEIAIHTPAPSQLDCYQNKHLDGINTQNSALGDIIAAIEDESIQIIGIYGVGGVGKTTLAKEVNSRVKSMFADVAFTTISKNFDVERIKNDTENARKRIMKGEKILIILDDVWEELNLDELCIPWGIQHMNCKILLTSRSKHVCENMNAQSVICVNSLPQEEAWILFKHVVGDKVETDTDLTSVAREVAKECGGLPLVINVIGKTLKNKGMSSWNATLTQLQKNALKNKDVDATIETVYDRLKLSYDYLKNEARWCFLQCSLFPEDSKILLEDLVIYRVGLEKSKEVESIEDVRSTVQNAVNILRSYGLLLDANMENGYSEYFIRMHDVCRDMALLIANEGSTNHFLVMAGEGLTEWSPRNNIQQSYTGISLMRNRIRKLPEYHISFPHLEAAYLQGNDLRSISDEFIEGIKNARVLDLANNDISSLPQSLTMLSQLRMLNLKGNKYICEISIIGELKGLEILILNDTGIQEVPECIGQLVNLRRLEVADCVRLSYIPPDVISKLGRLEELRIHFTVHCKEVHECLAAVNCLSKLTCLKLMVPSLRDIPEDFSFDKLKVFSINIGRDDRSFDFGYVWNLKRHLALNMDYLVLPFFKWMKKLIEISRPSISLSKIENLNNVIPDLDQEGFINIERIGLVSCKNVTCVVDKCDWEGNANEKFLREVKRLSLVELDKLEVLWKCPDEFISLTNLVNLYIAVCGKLVRLFPMSVAQGLVSLKEVYIGSCRNLEEVIWGETETDEVIVFPCLTTIGLHRCYKLKSFYSGGSCSIKYPSLVKVTLYSCPKMEMWGHGSHETPKLKFVNNVPLDGHYSINDAIVKVSMAQKLAYQN; from the coding sequence ATGGAAATCGCAGCTAAGGTCGTCGAAAAAGTAATGGACTTGACGTTTGTTGTTCCCATGAGGGAGATTGGTTACATGTGGAATTGCAAACAACATGTTGACAAGTTCAAAAGTGAAGTTCAAAACCTCAAAGATATGAAAGGGAGAATTCAACAAAAAATAGAATTAGCTAAAAATAAAGGAGATAATCTCGTTCATGGTGTAGAAGACTGGATCAACGCTGCTACTGCAGAAATATTGAAAGCCGAAGAATTTATTACAGAAGAAGAAGGTAATGCAAAGAAGACATGCTTTGGAATTGGATTGTGTGGTAACTGGAGCACTCTTCATCATTACGGTAAGAAGGCAACAGAAGAGACTGTTCCTCTTACGGAGCTCCAAAAACGTGGCACAACTTATGACAATTGTGAGATTGCGATACATACTCCTGCACCTAGCCAACTAGACTGCTACCAAAACAAGCATCTTGATGGTATTAATACCCAAAATTCAGCTTTGGGGGATATCATTGCAGCTATTGAAGATGAAAGCATACAAATTATTGGAATCTATGGTGTAGGAGGTGTAGGAAAAACTACACTGGCCAAGGAAGTTAATTCAAGAGTAAAGAGTATGTTTGCTGATGTTGCATTTACAACTATCTCTAAAAACTTTGATGTTGAAAGGATTAAAAATGATACTGAAAATGCAAGAAAGCGAATTATGAAAGGTGAGAAGATTCTAATCATATTAGATGATGTGTGGGAGGAATTGAATTTAGATGAATTGTGCATTCCGTGGGGTATTCAACACATGAACTGCAAAATTTTATTGACATCTAGAAGCAAACATGTGTGTGAGAATATGAATGCTCAGAGTGTAATCTGTGTGAACTCTTTGCCACAAGAAGAGGCATGGATTCTTTTCAAACATGTTGTTGGTGACAAAGTGGAGACCGACACCGATCTGACTTCAGTTGCAAGGGAGGTTGCTAAAGAATGCGGTGGATTGCCACTGGTCATTAACGTGATTGGAAAAACTTTGAAAAACAAAGGTATGAGTTCTTGGAACGCAACTTTAACTCAGTTACAGAAAAATGCTTTGAAAAACAAAGATGTCGATGCAACAATAGAAACGGTATATGATCGTTTGAAGCTAAGCTATGATTATCTTAAAAATGAAGCGCGATGGTGCTTCTTACAGTGTAGTTTGTTTCCAGAAGACTCTAAAATCTTATTGGAAGACTTGGTAATTTATAGGGTAGGTTTGGAAAAGTCTAAGGAGGTTGAAAGCATAGAGGATGTGAGAAGCACTGTTCAAAATGCAGTGAATATCCTCAGGTCTTATGGTTTGTTGTTGGATGCAAATATGGAGAATGGTTATTCAGAATACTTCATCAGAATGCATGATGTTTGCCGTGATATGGCATTATTAATTGCAAATGAAGGTAGTACAAATCATTTTCTGGTGATGGCTGGGGAAGGTTTGACTGAGTGGTCGCCAAGAAACAACATCCAACAAAGTTACACGGGGATCTCGTTGATGCGCAATAGAATACGTAAGCTTCCTGAATATCATATTAGCTTCCCACATCTTGAAGCTGCCTATTTGCAGGGTAATGATTTGCGATCGATTTCTGATGAATTTATTGAAGGAATAAAAAACGCTAGAGTTTTAGATTTGGCCAATAATGACATCTCATCCCTCCCACAGTCATTAACCATGCTCTCACAACTTCGCATGCTCAATCTTAAGGGAAATAAATATATTTGTGAAATTAGTATAATAGGTGAGTTGAAAGGCCTTGAGATTCTAATTCTCAATGATACTGGAATCCAAGAAGTTCCTGAATGCATTGGTCAATTGGTTAACTTAAGGCGGCTTGAAGTTGCAGATTGTGTAAGGCTATCTTATATACCACCAGATGTCATTTCAAAGCTCGGGAGGCTGGAAGAGTTACGCATTCACTTCACGGTCCATTGCAAAGAAGTTCACGAGTGTCTTGCTGCAGTGAACTGTTTGTCGAAGCTCACATGTTTGAAATTAATGGTTCCAAGTCTTCGTGACATTCCTgaagattttagttttgataaACTCAAAGTATTTTCAATTAATATCGGAAGGGATGATAGATCGTTTGATTTTGGCTACGTTTGGAATTTAAAACGTCATCTAGCTTTGAACATGGATTATCTTGTGCTTCCATTCTTTAAATGGATGAAAAAGCTAATTGAGATAAGTCGTCCTAGTATAAGTCTAAGTAAAATAGAAAACTTGAATAACGTCATACCGGACCTAGATCAAGAAGGTTTCATTAATATAGAACGTATTGGTTTGGTTAGCTGTAAGAATGTTACATGTGTAGTGGATAAATGTGATTGGGAAGGGAAtgcaaatgaaaagtttttaagggAAGTTAAACGCTTGAGTTTGGTTGAACTAGATAAGTTAGAGGTTCTATGGAAATGCCCAGATGAATTTATAAGTCTTACTAACTTAGTCAACCTTTACATTGCTGTTTGTGGTAAGTTAGTAAGACTATTTCCAATGAGTGTAGCACAAGGGCTTGTCTCGCTGAAGGAGGTCTACATTGGATCTTGTAGAAATCTAGAGGAGGTGATTTGGGGTGAAACTGAAACGGATGAAGTAATTGTCTTCCCTTGCCTTACCACTATTGGGTTACATAGATGTTATAAACTCAAAAGCTTCTACTCAGGGGGCAGTTGTAGCATCAAATATCCATCATTAGTGAAAGTAACATTATACAGTTGTCCTAAAATGGAGATGTGGGGACATGGAAGCCATGAAACACCCAAGCTCAAGTTTGTGAATAATGTACCACTTGATGGACATTATTCCATTAATGATGCCATTGTCAAAGTCAGTATGGCACAAAAGCTAGCTTATCAGAATTAA